The Thalassospira sp. ER-Se-21-Dark genome includes a region encoding these proteins:
- a CDS encoding fumarylacetoacetate hydrolase family protein: MKLATLKNGTRDGQLVLVSKDLSEYVDASAIAPTLQAALDNWADIAPRLKDLAGDVEAGSGPAKRVAFDQTRAHSPLPRAFQWADGSAYVNHVELVRKARGAEMPQSFWTDPLMYQGGSDSFLGPRDDILMGDTAWGIDMEGEIAVITDDVPMGASLDQARDAIRLIMLVNDVSLRGLIPGELAKGFGFFQSKPSSAFSPVAVTPDELGDAWDGGKLHLPLCVDLNGKPFGRANAGIDMTFDFAQLVAHAARTRPLCAGSIIGSGTVSNKLDGGPGKPVAAGGAGYSCIAEIRMIETIENGSAATPFLQFGDSVKIEMRDANGQSIFGAIEQTVREYKP; the protein is encoded by the coding sequence ATGAAACTCGCCACCCTTAAAAATGGTACCCGCGATGGCCAGCTTGTGCTGGTTTCCAAGGACCTGTCGGAATATGTCGATGCCAGCGCGATTGCACCAACCCTTCAGGCAGCCCTTGATAACTGGGCTGATATTGCCCCGCGCCTCAAGGATCTGGCAGGCGATGTCGAAGCCGGATCAGGTCCGGCCAAACGCGTTGCATTTGATCAGACCAGGGCGCATTCACCCTTGCCGCGCGCGTTCCAGTGGGCCGATGGATCGGCCTATGTCAATCACGTCGAACTGGTCCGAAAGGCCCGTGGTGCCGAAATGCCGCAAAGCTTCTGGACCGATCCGCTGATGTATCAGGGCGGGTCGGACAGCTTCCTTGGTCCGCGGGATGACATCCTGATGGGTGACACCGCCTGGGGCATCGACATGGAAGGCGAAATTGCCGTCATCACCGATGATGTCCCGATGGGCGCCAGCCTTGATCAGGCGCGCGATGCCATCCGCTTGATTATGCTGGTCAATGATGTTTCGCTGCGTGGTCTTATCCCCGGCGAACTGGCCAAGGGATTTGGTTTCTTCCAGTCCAAACCATCTTCGGCCTTCTCCCCGGTTGCAGTGACCCCGGATGAATTGGGCGATGCGTGGGACGGTGGCAAGCTTCACCTGCCGCTTTGTGTCGATCTCAATGGCAAGCCGTTCGGGCGCGCCAATGCCGGGATCGACATGACCTTTGATTTTGCCCAGCTTGTGGCCCACGCCGCACGCACCCGTCCGCTCTGTGCCGGGTCGATCATCGGGTCGGGCACGGTATCGAACAAGCTTGATGGTGGGCCGGGCAAACCGGTTGCCGCGGGCGGTGCGGGCTATTCCTGCATTGCTGAAATCCGCATGATCGAAACCATCGAAAATGGTTCGGCGGCAACGCCGTTCCTGCAATTTGGCGACAGCGTCAAAATCGAAATGCGCGATGCCAACGGCCAATCAATCTTTGGCGCGATTGAACAAACTGTGCGCGAATACAAACCATAA
- a CDS encoding GntR family transcriptional regulator, whose amino-acid sequence MKAADKAKHRTDMISSALRSAILERVLMPGMKLPEDSLGERFGVSRTLIRQSLERLAAEGLVELRRNKGAAVAKPSLEEARDLFELRTQIEDLVISRVIKNMSPEILGELEAHLAKEVEAENASEPISIRLATEFHILLARLAGSPVLLRYVEEIGYRCGLTLSLYARPHSTDCGIQEHRQIIEALAKGDEDAARKLMRHHLTAVADRALFTTKESGPLLYLDALEPYAKKVRDGTS is encoded by the coding sequence ATGAAAGCTGCGGACAAGGCAAAGCATCGCACAGACATGATCAGTTCGGCATTGCGCTCGGCAATTCTTGAACGCGTGTTGATGCCTGGCATGAAGCTGCCTGAAGATTCCCTTGGCGAACGGTTCGGCGTCAGCCGCACGCTTATTCGGCAGTCGCTTGAACGGCTTGCCGCCGAAGGTCTGGTCGAGCTTCGCCGCAACAAGGGTGCTGCGGTTGCCAAGCCCAGCCTTGAAGAGGCGCGTGATTTGTTTGAACTGCGCACCCAGATCGAAGACCTTGTCATCAGCCGGGTGATTAAGAATATGAGCCCGGAAATTCTCGGCGAACTTGAAGCCCATCTTGCCAAGGAAGTCGAAGCCGAGAACGCGTCCGAGCCGATTTCGATCCGGCTTGCCACCGAATTCCACATCCTGCTCGCCCGCCTTGCCGGAAGCCCGGTCTTGCTGCGCTATGTCGAGGAAATCGGATATCGCTGTGGCCTGACATTGTCGCTTTATGCCCGCCCGCATTCGACCGATTGTGGCATTCAGGAACACCGCCAGATTATCGAGGCCCTTGCCAAGGGCGACGAAGATGCGGCGCGCAAACTGATGCGCCATCATCTGACGGCGGTTGCCGACCGCGCCCTGTTTACGACCAAGGAAAGCGGGCCGCTTTTGTATCTTGATGCGCTGGAACCCTATGCCAAAAAGGTGCGTGACGGCACCAGCTAA
- the maiA gene encoding maleylacetoacetate isomerase, with product MSEIVLYDYWRSSASYRVRIALGLLDLPYRTVPVDLLAGSHKITEHLTRNPQGLVPALEIDGVMMTQSVSIIEYLDETRPGQGLLPTETLARQRVRALSHAISMDTHPVCNLGVVRHVMDIAEAHGDDADAARQEWMTKYIGSGLAGFEAMLAGDGDGTNGDFCHGARPSMADICLIPQLYNARRWNVSFAHLPRICAIEQRCNAIAAFASAHPDQCPR from the coding sequence ATGAGCGAGATCGTTTTATATGACTATTGGCGATCCTCGGCGAGTTATCGCGTGCGGATTGCGCTGGGGTTGCTCGACCTTCCGTACCGGACGGTGCCGGTTGATCTGCTGGCTGGCAGTCACAAAATCACAGAACATTTGACCCGCAATCCGCAAGGCCTTGTCCCCGCCCTTGAAATCGACGGGGTCATGATGACCCAGTCGGTGTCGATCATTGAATATCTTGATGAAACCCGGCCTGGGCAGGGGCTTTTGCCGACCGAAACGCTGGCGCGCCAACGGGTGCGTGCGCTGTCGCACGCCATTTCCATGGATACCCACCCGGTCTGTAATCTGGGGGTGGTGCGCCATGTCATGGATATCGCCGAGGCCCATGGTGATGACGCCGATGCCGCACGACAGGAATGGATGACGAAATATATCGGATCGGGCTTGGCTGGGTTTGAAGCCATGCTGGCCGGTGACGGGGACGGCACCAACGGCGATTTCTGCCACGGTGCCCGACCATCCATGGCCGATATCTGCCTGATCCCGCAGCTTTATAACGCGCGTCGCTGGAATGTGAGCTTTGCTCACCTTCCGCGAATTTGCGCGATAGAACAACGCTGTAACGCGATCGCGGCCTTTGCCAGCGCCCACCCGGACCAGTGCCCGCGCTAG
- a CDS encoding branched-chain amino acid ABC transporter permease, giving the protein MTLLIAALITGIGLGSMYGLIALGFQITYSVSSKVNFAQGSMVMLGAVLGFVFCERYGFPVIVGYPLAILCCGLAGILVEFFLVRPFAIRNSEAWLMATVAGGILLDNAVLFTFGNEPRTLPSALVGESWNVFGTGVYPQQILIPAAAIGVALALHALFRHTRQGRALLAVVQNLQAAKLMGINTTLMVTGSFAISSMLAGCAGLLIAPLFSVHSDMGTLFGLKAFAVAILGGMTSAYSVMLAGFIYGLVEAGVTTYLGSSYTFIVVFALVIAVLTIKPSGLFGRAAIKKV; this is encoded by the coding sequence ATGACACTTTTAATCGCAGCTCTGATAACCGGGATCGGTCTGGGCAGTATGTACGGGCTGATCGCACTTGGTTTCCAGATCACCTATTCGGTGTCCTCCAAGGTCAATTTCGCGCAAGGATCGATGGTGATGCTGGGCGCTGTTCTGGGCTTTGTGTTCTGCGAACGATACGGGTTTCCGGTCATTGTCGGTTATCCGTTGGCCATTTTGTGCTGCGGGCTTGCCGGTATTCTGGTTGAATTTTTCCTTGTCCGTCCGTTTGCCATTCGCAATTCCGAAGCATGGCTGATGGCCACCGTCGCAGGCGGTATTTTGCTTGATAACGCGGTACTGTTTACCTTTGGCAACGAACCCCGCACCCTGCCATCCGCCCTTGTCGGGGAAAGCTGGAACGTGTTTGGCACCGGCGTTTACCCGCAACAAATCCTGATCCCGGCGGCGGCCATTGGTGTCGCACTCGCACTGCATGCCCTGTTCCGCCATACCCGTCAGGGCCGGGCCCTTTTGGCCGTCGTGCAGAACCTTCAGGCAGCCAAGCTGATGGGGATCAACACCACTTTGATGGTGACCGGATCCTTTGCCATTTCATCGATGCTGGCCGGGTGTGCCGGGCTTCTGATTGCGCCGCTGTTTTCGGTGCATTCCGATATGGGCACGCTTTTTGGCCTCAAGGCCTTTGCGGTTGCCATTCTGGGCGGCATGACATCGGCCTATAGTGTGATGTTGGCTGGCTTTATCTATGGTCTGGTTGAGGCCGGTGTGACCACCTATCTCGGATCGTCCTACACCTTCATCGTCGTCTTCGCGCTTGTGATCGCGGTTCTGACCATCAAACCAAGCGGCCTGTTTGGCCGTGCTGCGATCAAGAAGGTCTGA
- a CDS encoding gamma-glutamyltransferase — MTDHQTAPEHRAMVTSPSTAASEAGAQVLRDGGTAIEAVVATAAVLAVTYPHFCGIGGDAVWMVSDNTGKVQSFLGIGQAAEKGGDTITPGTPIPLRGPGSTLTTACTVDSWQHALDHSAKNWGGTKSLSELIAPAIALAENGFAISPSQCFWLDFRKEEIANWPGFLDVFTPNARMPHVGEKFHQPHLAQSLKRIAEFGARDFYEGGLADQIVKGLSAVGSPITKADLVKTRTRTVDAVSLDYGDVTLFAPPAPTQGLATLMTMGVLRELGQKDWTDGTADHYHLVVEAIKRAFLKRDQIADPAFTSTDFTALLDHAGLAADAKDISTTKALDWPHPFRHGDTVFLAAKDANGNCASVLQSTYFDWGSGVVAGDTGIVWQNRGAAFSTDPNHPNAFAAGKRPFYTLNPGMALKGGKPHLLYGTQGADGQPQTLAMLLTRLLDFGLSPTDALAKPRFLLGKTFSDTNDSLKLEVDAGDEVFDELAARGHVLRAIEPQSALAGQAGIIRIDEDGFVDGAHDPRSDGRAIGV; from the coding sequence ATGACCGACCATCAAACTGCCCCTGAACATCGCGCCATGGTCACAAGTCCCAGCACGGCGGCCAGCGAAGCCGGTGCGCAAGTCTTGCGCGATGGCGGCACCGCGATTGAGGCCGTCGTCGCCACCGCGGCAGTGTTGGCGGTAACATATCCGCATTTCTGTGGCATTGGCGGCGATGCAGTCTGGATGGTTTCAGACAACACGGGCAAGGTGCAGTCTTTCCTGGGTATTGGTCAGGCCGCTGAAAAAGGCGGCGATACAATCACGCCCGGCACCCCAATTCCGCTGCGCGGTCCGGGATCGACCCTGACCACGGCGTGCACGGTGGATTCCTGGCAACACGCGCTAGATCATTCGGCAAAGAACTGGGGCGGGACCAAAAGCCTGTCGGAATTGATCGCGCCTGCAATTGCGCTTGCGGAAAACGGTTTTGCGATCAGTCCGTCGCAATGTTTCTGGCTTGATTTCCGTAAAGAGGAAATCGCCAACTGGCCGGGCTTTTTGGATGTCTTCACCCCGAATGCGCGGATGCCCCATGTTGGCGAGAAATTTCATCAGCCGCACTTGGCGCAAAGCCTGAAACGCATTGCCGAATTTGGCGCGCGTGATTTCTATGAAGGCGGGCTTGCCGATCAGATTGTCAAAGGCCTGTCAGCCGTCGGATCGCCGATCACCAAGGCGGACCTTGTGAAAACCCGCACCCGCACGGTCGATGCCGTGTCCCTTGATTATGGTGACGTCACCCTGTTTGCCCCGCCCGCGCCGACGCAAGGATTGGCGACGCTTATGACCATGGGGGTGTTGCGCGAACTGGGTCAAAAGGACTGGACTGACGGAACGGCGGATCATTACCATCTGGTGGTCGAGGCGATCAAACGCGCATTCCTGAAGCGCGATCAGATCGCCGATCCTGCTTTCACCAGCACCGATTTTACAGCCCTTCTGGATCACGCCGGTCTGGCCGCAGATGCCAAGGATATCTCGACCACCAAGGCGCTTGATTGGCCACATCCGTTCCGCCATGGCGATACGGTGTTTCTGGCAGCCAAGGATGCCAATGGCAATTGCGCCAGCGTTTTGCAAAGCACCTATTTCGATTGGGGCAGCGGGGTTGTCGCGGGCGATACCGGCATTGTCTGGCAAAACCGCGGGGCGGCATTCAGCACCGATCCGAACCACCCGAATGCCTTCGCAGCGGGCAAGCGTCCGTTCTATACGCTTAATCCCGGCATGGCGCTTAAGGGGGGCAAGCCGCATCTGCTGTATGGCACGCAAGGGGCCGATGGGCAGCCGCAAACCCTTGCCATGCTATTGACCCGACTGCTTGATTTCGGCCTGTCGCCGACGGACGCACTCGCCAAACCGCGCTTCCTGCTCGGTAAGACGTTTTCAGACACCAATGACAGCCTGAAACTTGAAGTCGATGCCGGGGATGAAGTGTTTGACGAACTGGCCGCACGCGGTCATGTCCTGCGTGCGATTGAACCGCAAAGTGCCCTTGCCGGTCAGGCGGGGATCATTCGCATCGACGAAGACGGCTTTGTCGATGGCGCGCATGATCCGCGCAGCGATGGCAGGGCGATTGGCGTTTAG
- a CDS encoding nuclear transport factor 2 family protein: MSDQTAENVLDTLPPEAQTVRDFLDASMKPDPELAATFMSDDVVITFTDGQKYDHPSGTTAFNTARYKWVKKKFGQFDVAHTNGQTVVYSTGWLYGEWPDGTPFEGNRYVDRFVIENGKIIKMDVWNESAERILIRKGIKA; this comes from the coding sequence ATGAGTGACCAAACCGCGGAAAATGTGCTCGATACCCTGCCACCAGAGGCGCAGACGGTACGTGATTTTCTTGATGCATCCATGAAACCCGACCCGGAACTGGCGGCGACATTCATGTCAGATGATGTCGTCATCACCTTTACCGATGGTCAGAAGTACGATCATCCGTCGGGCACCACGGCGTTTAACACCGCGCGTTATAAATGGGTGAAAAAGAAGTTCGGTCAGTTTGATGTCGCCCATACCAACGGCCAGACTGTTGTTTACAGCACCGGCTGGCTTTACGGCGAATGGCCGGACGGCACCCCGTTTGAAGGCAACCGTTATGTCGACCGTTTCGTGATTGAAAACGGCAAGATCATCAAAATGGATGTCTGGAATGAAAGTGCGGAACGCATCCTGATCCGCAAGGGCATCAAGGCCTGA
- a CDS encoding branched-chain amino acid ABC transporter ATP-binding protein/permease yields MMKREIKFKNPMPKLNKPIALDATILAAIIAGLIGVTITGGYTQFVIGLVAITTVLCVGLNVLYGLTGLVSLGQVGFFAIGAYASAILTLAGLNFWMALIASTLIAGVAGCVLALSAVRMAGPFLAMVTIAFAFIVEHGAIEWRALTGGQNGLMGFPMPELFGYMFSERDLVMLCVVLAGVALFAFRRLATSGWGMAMTSMRDAEIAASSLGYNAFAVKASGFAIAAAMAGLAGALFAPLMMFIAPSNFPLSQSILYLFAVILGGAGTVLGPLVGASVSVLLPELLADFAEYRLLIFGGLLIVVLLIAPRGIVGVIERFIPLTKRGVTATPAHEIEAGLKDYAKSDGLVVENLSIAFGGVKAVNAVSFTAKPGDVTSIIGPNGAGKTTLLNIISGFYKPTEGTVRIGDQDIAGKPTDFAARNGIARTYQATRLFENMSVIDNVIAGIPVGRFGKPFSAIASDANRNHAAGLLAFCGYHGDIDARAGDLPHVDRRLVEIARSLATKPGVLLLDEPAAGLMHADKVSLAKLLRQLADAGITVVLVEHDMEMVMGISDQILAVDAGTPIIFDTPQAVQNDPQVIAAYLGDGEMKARPRPIPFEAGDSPVIETLRLTAGYGAAPVLHSIDLKVRQGEMVALLGANGAGKSTFLTALAGLLRPVDGKIVLNNEYIHDLAPHQIVEQGLVLVPEGRQVFPELTVRENIELGAYKQPKPVSSDELEAILNRFPRLRDRINSQAGLLSGGEQQMMAIARGLVAKPKALLLDEPSLGLAPAMVEELYAILGELRDEGVTILLVDQMATMALSVADYAYVLEQGQVVAKGKASELRKDERLIAAYLGGSEQGDKKPKQETHENA; encoded by the coding sequence ATGATGAAACGCGAAATCAAATTCAAAAATCCGATGCCCAAACTCAATAAACCCATCGCCCTTGATGCCACCATCCTGGCCGCCATCATTGCCGGTTTGATCGGTGTCACGATCACCGGCGGCTATACCCAGTTCGTCATTGGCCTTGTCGCCATCACCACGGTTTTGTGTGTGGGGCTGAATGTTTTGTATGGCCTGACCGGGCTGGTGTCGCTGGGGCAGGTCGGGTTTTTTGCCATCGGCGCCTATGCCAGTGCCATCCTGACTTTGGCGGGTCTTAACTTCTGGATGGCGCTGATTGCATCGACCCTGATTGCCGGGGTGGCGGGCTGTGTCCTGGCACTTTCGGCGGTGCGGATGGCGGGGCCGTTCCTTGCCATGGTGACGATTGCCTTTGCCTTTATTGTCGAACATGGCGCGATTGAATGGCGTGCGCTTACGGGTGGGCAAAACGGCCTGATGGGTTTCCCGATGCCCGAATTGTTTGGCTATATGTTTAGCGAACGCGACCTTGTGATGCTGTGTGTCGTTCTGGCCGGGGTTGCGCTTTTTGCCTTCCGTCGGTTGGCGACAAGTGGCTGGGGCATGGCGATGACCAGCATGCGCGATGCTGAAATCGCCGCAAGTTCGCTTGGCTATAACGCCTTTGCCGTCAAGGCATCGGGCTTTGCCATTGCGGCTGCCATGGCGGGGCTTGCCGGGGCGTTGTTTGCACCGCTTATGATGTTTATCGCACCGTCAAACTTCCCGCTTAGTCAGTCGATCCTGTATCTGTTTGCCGTCATTCTGGGCGGGGCGGGCACGGTTCTGGGGCCGCTGGTGGGGGCATCGGTTTCGGTGTTGTTGCCCGAACTGCTGGCCGACTTTGCCGAATATCGCCTGCTGATTTTTGGCGGCCTTTTGATTGTCGTGTTGCTGATTGCACCGCGCGGGATTGTTGGCGTGATCGAACGGTTCATTCCGCTGACCAAGCGCGGCGTCACCGCCACCCCGGCGCACGAGATCGAGGCAGGTCTTAAGGATTACGCCAAGTCCGATGGTCTGGTGGTGGAAAACCTGTCGATTGCCTTTGGCGGGGTGAAGGCGGTCAATGCCGTTTCCTTCACCGCCAAGCCGGGCGATGTCACATCGATCATCGGGCCGAACGGGGCGGGTAAAACCACGCTTTTGAACATCATCAGCGGGTTCTACAAACCGACCGAAGGGACCGTTCGCATCGGGGATCAGGACATCGCTGGCAAGCCCACCGATTTTGCTGCGCGTAATGGCATTGCGCGCACCTATCAGGCGACCCGTCTGTTTGAAAACATGTCGGTGATCGACAACGTCATTGCCGGTATCCCCGTCGGCCGATTTGGCAAACCGTTTAGTGCGATTGCGTCCGATGCCAACCGCAACCATGCCGCAGGGCTTCTGGCCTTTTGTGGCTATCATGGCGATATCGATGCGCGTGCCGGTGACCTGCCGCATGTAGATCGCAGGCTGGTTGAAATTGCCCGGTCGCTGGCGACCAAACCCGGTGTGTTGTTGCTCGATGAACCGGCTGCTGGCCTGATGCATGCCGATAAGGTGTCGCTGGCCAAATTGCTGCGCCAACTGGCCGATGCCGGAATTACGGTGGTGCTGGTCGAACATGACATGGAAATGGTCATGGGCATTTCCGATCAGATTTTGGCGGTTGATGCCGGAACCCCGATCATCTTTGACACCCCGCAGGCGGTGCAAAACGACCCGCAGGTTATCGCGGCCTATCTTGGCGACGGTGAAATGAAGGCCCGCCCGCGCCCGATCCCGTTTGAGGCCGGGGACTCTCCGGTGATTGAAACCCTGCGCCTAACAGCCGGGTATGGCGCCGCACCGGTTCTTCATTCTATCGATCTTAAGGTCCGGCAGGGCGAAATGGTTGCACTTCTGGGCGCAAACGGTGCGGGCAAGTCGACCTTCCTGACCGCACTGGCCGGGTTGCTGCGCCCCGTGGATGGCAAGATCGTTCTCAACAACGAATATATCCATGACCTTGCCCCGCATCAGATCGTGGAACAGGGCTTGGTTCTGGTGCCCGAAGGCCGTCAGGTTTTCCCGGAACTGACCGTGCGCGAAAACATCGAACTGGGGGCCTATAAGCAACCCAAACCTGTCAGTTCCGATGAACTTGAAGCCATCCTGAACCGCTTCCCGCGTCTGCGCGATCGCATCAACAGCCAGGCTGGGTTGTTGTCAGGTGGGGAACAGCAAATGATGGCAATTGCGCGCGGTCTGGTCGCCAAGCCAAAGGCGCTTTTGCTCGATGAACCATCGCTTGGTCTGGCCCCGGCCATGGTCGAGGAACTTTATGCCATTCTGGGCGAACTGCGCGACGAGGGCGTTACCATCCTTCTGGTTGATCAGATGGCAACCATGGCGCTTTCGGTCGCCGATTATGCCTATGTCCTCGAACAGGGGCAGGTGGTTGCCAAGGGCAAGGCATCTGAGCTGAGAAAAGATGAACGCCTGATTGCTGCCTATCTGGGTGGCTCGGAACAAGGCGATAAGAAACCAAAACAGGAAACACACGAGAATGCTTGA
- a CDS encoding ABC transporter substrate-binding protein, whose product MPISSPFRKITRRAALLGAAAALMFATTLPSHDARAEDTVKLGLVAALSGQSAKSGEAITRGITLAIDKINAEGGVLGKPLELVSRDDESNPGKGLVAARELAQREGVAAIIGGLDTPVSFAIVPYVNQQKIPFIGPWAAGTGITKNGADENYVFRVSAVDEYVDEAITEYLIANYGAKKPGMILINNPWGESNEKGLLKALEKRGMDHAGIEKFESNDVDVVPQLTRLKENGADSLFVVANVAPTAQVIKSLDRMGWDVPISSHWGPAGGRFTELAGKSGEKVHFIQTYLFTDPANPMFVKLQEKFPEIETLADVTPATGIANAYDATLLIAAAIEKAGSTEGPAIREAMYEISSVEGMIKTYDKPFTPDDQDALGPEDYTFAHFVEGQIIPIK is encoded by the coding sequence ATGCCTATTTCTTCGCCTTTCCGGAAAATAACGCGGCGTGCCGCCCTTCTCGGGGCTGCTGCTGCGCTGATGTTCGCCACTACCTTGCCTTCCCATGATGCCCGTGCAGAAGACACTGTGAAGCTTGGCCTTGTTGCCGCACTCAGTGGTCAGTCGGCCAAATCGGGTGAAGCCATTACGCGTGGCATCACCCTTGCGATTGACAAGATCAATGCCGAGGGCGGTGTTCTTGGCAAGCCGCTTGAACTTGTATCGCGTGATGATGAAAGCAACCCGGGCAAGGGTCTGGTTGCGGCCCGTGAACTGGCCCAGCGCGAAGGCGTTGCGGCGATCATTGGCGGTCTTGATACGCCGGTATCCTTTGCCATCGTGCCGTACGTTAACCAACAGAAAATCCCGTTCATCGGCCCGTGGGCTGCCGGAACCGGGATCACCAAAAACGGTGCGGATGAAAACTATGTCTTCCGCGTTTCGGCTGTTGATGAATATGTCGACGAAGCCATCACGGAATATCTGATCGCCAATTACGGTGCCAAGAAACCGGGCATGATCCTGATCAACAACCCGTGGGGGGAGTCGAATGAGAAGGGCTTGCTCAAGGCGCTTGAAAAGCGTGGCATGGATCATGCCGGGATCGAAAAGTTTGAGTCAAACGATGTCGATGTCGTCCCGCAGCTGACCCGTCTAAAGGAAAACGGCGCTGATTCCCTGTTTGTCGTTGCCAACGTTGCCCCGACCGCACAGGTGATCAAGTCGCTTGATCGCATGGGCTGGGATGTTCCGATTTCATCGCATTGGGGTCCGGCCGGTGGCCGCTTCACCGAACTGGCTGGCAAGTCGGGCGAGAAAGTCCACTTCATCCAGACCTATCTGTTCACCGATCCGGCTAATCCGATGTTCGTCAAACTTCAGGAAAAGTTCCCGGAAATCGAAACCCTTGCCGACGTGACCCCGGCGACCGGCATCGCCAACGCCTATGACGCGACCCTTCTGATCGCAGCCGCCATTGAAAAGGCAGGTTCGACCGAAGGGCCGGCCATCCGCGAAGCCATGTACGAAATCAGCAGTGTCGAAGGCATGATCAAAACCTATGACAAGCCGTTCACCCCGGACGATCAGGATGCGCTTGGTCCGGAAGACTACACCTTCGCGCATTTCGTCGAAGGCCAGATCATTCCGATCAAATAA
- a CDS encoding amidohydrolase family protein: MLDYLVRNACLNGENALVDLAVADGKIVEIAQSITGDAPSFDAAGQLISCGFVESHIHLDKACILDRAKNETGTLQGAISAVANAKSCFTEDDIYARGARVIEKAITEGTNAVRTHVEIDPGIGLAGFNALKRLKADYAWAMDIEICVFPQEGLFNYPGTEELLREALDSGADLLGGCPYMDTDPHGQILRLFEMARDYDVDLDFHLDFDLDASWRHLDEVAKQSIAFGWQGRVMIGHVTKLSVLPKPELEDTIAIMRDAGIGLTVLPATDLFLTGRDHDHSVPCGVAPAHKLAGHGLCCTIATNNVLNPFTPYGDCSLSRMANLYANVSQLATEAELENCFAMVSDAPAKLLGRSSKIAVGEAASFIVLPAQSRAQVVSEISRPIWGMKAGRVTFEHPAAKLFRP; this comes from the coding sequence ATGCTTGATTATCTGGTGAGGAACGCCTGCCTGAATGGTGAGAATGCGCTTGTCGATCTTGCCGTGGCGGATGGAAAAATTGTTGAAATTGCCCAGTCGATTACGGGTGATGCGCCAAGTTTTGATGCAGCGGGCCAACTGATCAGTTGCGGCTTTGTTGAAAGCCACATCCACCTTGATAAGGCCTGCATTCTGGACCGGGCCAAAAACGAAACCGGCACGCTTCAGGGCGCGATCAGTGCCGTCGCCAACGCCAAAAGCTGCTTTACCGAGGATGACATTTACGCCCGCGGTGCCCGCGTGATTGAAAAGGCAATCACCGAGGGCACCAATGCGGTCCGCACCCATGTCGAGATTGATCCGGGCATCGGCTTGGCGGGCTTTAACGCCCTCAAGCGGCTCAAGGCCGACTATGCCTGGGCAATGGATATCGAGATTTGCGTTTTCCCCCAGGAAGGCCTGTTTAATTATCCCGGGACCGAGGAACTGTTGCGCGAAGCATTGGATAGTGGTGCCGATCTGCTGGGCGGTTGTCCCTATATGGATACCGATCCACATGGCCAGATCCTGCGTCTGTTTGAAATGGCGCGCGACTATGATGTTGATCTCGATTTCCATCTTGATTTTGATCTGGATGCTAGCTGGCGCCATCTTGATGAAGTTGCCAAGCAATCCATCGCCTTTGGCTGGCAGGGCCGCGTGATGATCGGACATGTGACCAAGCTATCGGTGCTGCCCAAACCCGAACTTGAAGACACCATTGCCATCATGCGCGATGCCGGGATTGGTTTGACCGTATTGCCCGCGACCGACCTGTTTCTGACCGGGCGCGATCATGATCATTCAGTCCCCTGCGGCGTGGCCCCGGCGCACAAGTTGGCCGGGCACGGCCTGTGCTGCACGATTGCGACCAACAATGTGCTGAACCCGTTTACGCCCTATGGTGATTGTTCGCTCTCACGCATGGCCAACCTCTATGCCAATGTCAGTCAGCTTGCGACCGAGGCCGAGCTTGAAAACTGCTTTGCCATGGTGTCAGACGCCCCGGCAAAACTTCTGGGCCGATCCAGCAAGATCGCGGTTGGCGAAGCTGCAAGCTTCATCGTCCTGCCCGCCCAAAGCCGCGCACAAGTGGTTTCCGAAATCAGTCGCCCGATCTGGGGCATGAAGGCTGGTCGGGTAACGTTCGAACACCCGGCGGCAAAGCTGTTTCGGCCATAA